The Leucobacter chromiiresistens genome has a window encoding:
- a CDS encoding Rv2175c family DNA-binding protein, whose translation MAENTASDRSPLTTAPMLSVAELVDRLGITPGRLHRLIEDHVLASVRIDGAVRVPAEFLQGDEPLPSLRGTLLVLNDAGFSEEEAVLWMLSVNEELGERPIDSLQSGRKSAVRRATQALAF comes from the coding sequence GTGGCAGAGAACACCGCTTCAGACCGTAGCCCGCTGACGACGGCGCCGATGCTCAGCGTTGCGGAGCTCGTCGACCGCCTGGGCATCACCCCCGGCCGACTCCATCGCCTCATCGAGGACCATGTGCTCGCATCGGTGCGCATCGATGGCGCCGTGCGGGTTCCCGCGGAGTTCCTGCAGGGAGACGAGCCGCTGCCCTCGCTGCGCGGCACGCTGCTCGTGCTGAACGACGCCGGGTTCTCCGAGGAGGAGGCGGTGCTCTGGATGCTCTCGGTCAACGAGGAGCTCGGCGAGCGCCCGATCGATTCACTGCAATCGGGTCGGAAGAGCGCCGTGCGCCGCGCGACGCAGGCGCTCGCCTTCTGA
- a CDS encoding polyprenyl synthetase family protein, protein MQETIRLAGLVQERIGDILERHRDELAALGDDASALLDEAEQFLTGGKRFRAQFAVLGYRSVRELDLSDGVDGAADAVLDAACALEFFHAAALIHDDIIDRSDTRRGRPAAHRAFATLHAGERWAGASEHFGIAAAILLGDLLQSWADELMQSACAGAASPAAARAARAHFNRMRSEVAVGQYLDVLEEQQPAFAAHDEQLERSTRVLVYKSAKYSVEAPLLIGAALAGADEEHEQALRDYGLPIGVAFQLRDDLLGVFGDASVTGKPAGDDLVEGKRTVLVTLARENLPGTQRRIFDDLLGNDLEPEQVAILQRTIRESGAVERVEQMIGRNVERALSALQSSPARPDAGEALARLADRATRREF, encoded by the coding sequence GTGCAAGAAACGATTCGACTCGCTGGCCTCGTTCAGGAGCGCATCGGCGACATTCTCGAACGGCACCGCGACGAACTCGCCGCCCTCGGAGATGACGCCTCGGCGCTCCTCGACGAAGCGGAGCAGTTCCTCACCGGCGGCAAGCGATTCCGTGCGCAATTCGCGGTGCTCGGCTACCGATCCGTGCGCGAGCTCGACCTCTCCGACGGCGTCGACGGCGCCGCCGATGCCGTGCTCGACGCGGCCTGCGCACTCGAGTTCTTCCACGCGGCCGCGCTGATCCACGACGACATCATCGACCGCTCCGACACCCGCCGCGGCCGCCCCGCCGCGCACCGCGCATTCGCGACGCTGCACGCGGGCGAGCGCTGGGCCGGCGCATCCGAGCACTTCGGTATCGCCGCGGCGATCCTGCTCGGCGACCTGCTGCAGTCGTGGGCCGACGAGCTCATGCAGAGCGCGTGCGCCGGCGCTGCCTCCCCGGCCGCGGCCCGGGCTGCACGGGCGCACTTCAACCGCATGCGGAGCGAGGTCGCCGTCGGCCAGTACCTCGACGTGCTCGAGGAGCAGCAGCCCGCATTCGCGGCGCACGACGAGCAGCTCGAGCGTTCGACGCGGGTGCTCGTCTACAAATCGGCGAAGTACAGCGTCGAGGCGCCGCTGCTGATCGGGGCGGCGCTCGCGGGGGCCGACGAGGAGCACGAGCAGGCGCTCCGCGACTACGGCCTGCCGATCGGCGTGGCATTCCAGCTGCGCGACGACCTGCTCGGCGTCTTCGGCGACGCCTCGGTCACGGGAAAGCCCGCGGGCGACGACCTGGTGGAGGGCAAGCGCACCGTGCTGGTCACGCTCGCGCGCGAGAACCTCCCCGGCACCCAGCGGCGCATCTTCGACGATCTGCTCGGCAACGATCTCGAGCCCGAGCAGGTCGCCATTCTGCAACGCACCATTCGCGAGAGCGGCGCAGTCGAGCGCGTGGAGCAGATGATCGGCCGCAACGTGGAGCGGGCGCTCTCCGCCCTGCAGTCGTCGCCGGCGCGCCCCGATGCGGGCGAGGCGCTCGCCCGCCTCGCGGATCGCGCCACTCGGCGGGAGTTCTGA
- a CDS encoding DUF3040 domain-containing protein has product MALSEHEQRLLDEMERGFYQSEADVLQAGSAEPRRLNYRSLVLGVIVVVAGIGVLVAGVAVQLLWLGLVGFAIMLGGVVLMLSRRSAGPLTVDDITSAGSGPKASRESLSERMERRWDQRMEGER; this is encoded by the coding sequence ATGGCGCTGTCAGAGCACGAACAGCGGTTGCTTGACGAGATGGAGCGCGGCTTCTACCAGAGCGAAGCCGATGTTCTGCAAGCAGGTTCCGCAGAGCCCCGCCGCCTCAACTACCGTTCTCTCGTGCTCGGCGTGATCGTCGTCGTCGCCGGCATCGGGGTGCTCGTCGCGGGCGTCGCAGTGCAGCTGCTTTGGCTGGGGCTGGTGGGCTTCGCCATCATGCTCGGCGGCGTCGTGCTGATGCTGTCCCGCCGCTCGGCCGGTCCGCTCACCGTCGACGACATCACCTCCGCGGGCTCGGGCCCGAAGGCGTCGCGGGAATCGCTCAGCGAGCGGATGGAGCGTCGCTGGGATCAGCGCATGGAGGGGGAGCGGTAG